From the genome of Myripristis murdjan chromosome 22, fMyrMur1.1, whole genome shotgun sequence, one region includes:
- the gpr68 gene encoding ovarian cancer G-protein coupled receptor 1: MRVYGFVMLSNMSQEEVINCTLNHNIHQYLFSSVYIIVLLVGVPSNLYSLYHAVLQLKQKNELGVYLLNLTISDLLYLASLPLWLQYFFQDDDWRHREWLCQLCGFLLYENIYISIGFLCCISLDRYLAVVHPLRFSSLRSMHAAWLVTAIVWLKEVAVGVVFFRHKELSRDRTNQSVCFEHYPMQPWEYPVNYYRFTMGFLFPLVILSISYLCVLRAVGRSAGTQPDQKIRIRQLVSSTILIFLVCFSPYHIFLLVRTLLERDCTFIAEIFNYYHLSLLLTSLNCVADPALYCFVSESARRGLHKAIFRPVARILCCCCRRGNASPAHPASDSHEVATDENNGHPTVTLLTHTSTHKTAHLKRDTDTNASKDTSTILITHTNKEPLTPLIKLTDIHSNKDTNSAANSNCLIALVEQDQKTEI; encoded by the exons atgcgtgtATACGGCTTTGTGATGCTGTCCAACATGTCTCAAGAGGAAGTGATTAACTGCACCCTCAACCATAACATCCATCAATACCTCTTCTCCTCAGTCTATATCATTGTATTGctg GTGGGTGTTCCCTCCAACCTGTACTCCTTGTACCatgctgtgctgcagctgaagCAAAAGAATGAGCTAGGAGTTTATTTGCTGAACCTTACTATTTCTGATCTGCTGTACCTGGCTTCATTACCTCTGTGGCTCCAGTACTTCTTTCAG GATGATGATTGGCGTCACAGGGAGTGGTTGTGTCAGCTATGTGGCTTCCTGCTTTATGAAAACATATATATCAGCATTGGCTTCCTCTGCTGTATCAGTCTGGATAGGTACCTGGCTGTTGTCCATCCACTAAG GTTCTCCTCTCTTCGTTCTATGCATGCAGCATGGCTCGTCACTGCCATCGTTTGGTTGAAGGAGGTAGCAGTAGGTGTGGTTTTCTTCCGCCATAAAGAACTGAGCCGTGACCGCACCAACCAATCAGTGTGCTTCGAACACTACCCCATGCAGCCGTGGGAGTATCCAGTCAACTACTACCGTTTCACCATGGGGTTCCTGTTCCCGCTGGTTATTTTGTCG atCAGCTACCTGTGTGTCCTCCGTGCTGTGGGTCGAAGTGCAGGGACCCAGCCGGACCAGAAGATAAGGATCCGACAGTTAGTCAGCAGCAccatcctcatcttcctcgTCTGCTTCTCCCCCTACCACATCTTCCTATTAGTCCGCACCCTGTTGGAGAGGGACTGCACATTCATTGCAG AGATATTTAACTACTACCACCTCTCCTTGTTGCTGACCAGTCTGAACTGTGTGGCTGACCCTGCACTGTACTGCTTTGTCAGTGAGAGTGCCCGCCGTGGCCTGCACAAGGCCATATTTCGGCCTGTTGCAAGGATACTATGCTGCTGCTGTCGCCGTGGGAATGCAAGCCCTGCCCACCCCGCCTCTGACTCTCATGAGGTTGCGACTGACGAGAATAATGGGCACCCCACCGtgacactgctcacacacaccagcacacacaaaacagcacactTAAAAAGAGACACAGATACAAATGCCAGCAAAGATACTAGTACAATTTTAATAACACACACCAATAAAGAACCGCTCACACCCCTAATCAAACTCACTGACATACATTCTAACAAGGATACAAACAGTGCTGCAAACTCAAACTGTTTGATTGCCCTGGTAGAGCAGGACCAAAAGACAGAGATCTGA